One Algibacter sp. L3A6 genomic region harbors:
- a CDS encoding putative DNA modification/repair radical SAM protein, whose translation MSFQRVQEKLNILADAAKYDVSCSSSGSNRTNKNKGLGDASASGICHTYTEDGRCVSLLKILLTNHCIFDCAYCVTRKSNDIKRAAFKVQEVVDLTMNFYRRNYIEGLFLSSGIFKSADYTMERLVAVAKKLRLEENFNGYIHLKSIPGASDELMREAGLYADRLSVNIEIPTEKGLKLLAPDKNRADFIKPMEKVKNEIIQYKSEKRIIKSTPKYAPAGQSTQMIVGASGENDMQIMYTSNYFYKNFNLKRVYYSGYVPISYDTRLPQIGTPVPMLRENRLYQTDWLLRFYGFNIEEILNEQNQSLDLDIDPKLGWALRNMHEFPVDVNKADKRMLSRIPGLGMKSVFKILNARRYRQLNWDHLKSIGVAFNRAQYFMVCASNQFEKRDLTPEKIKGLILQNSKSKYTSMLSNQLNLFG comes from the coding sequence ATGTCTTTTCAACGTGTACAAGAAAAACTAAATATCCTTGCAGATGCTGCAAAGTATGATGTTTCTTGCTCCTCTAGCGGGAGTAACAGAACTAATAAAAACAAAGGATTAGGCGATGCTTCGGCTTCTGGAATTTGCCATACCTATACAGAAGATGGTCGATGCGTGTCTCTATTAAAAATATTGCTAACCAACCATTGTATTTTCGACTGTGCCTATTGTGTAACACGCAAAAGTAACGACATTAAACGTGCTGCTTTTAAGGTTCAGGAAGTGGTAGATTTAACCATGAATTTTTACCGACGTAATTATATTGAAGGCTTGTTTCTAAGTTCTGGTATCTTTAAAAGTGCCGATTACACTATGGAACGCTTAGTGGCTGTGGCTAAAAAATTAAGATTAGAAGAGAATTTTAATGGCTACATTCATTTAAAATCTATTCCCGGAGCGAGCGATGAGTTAATGCGTGAAGCTGGTTTATACGCCGATCGATTAAGTGTTAATATTGAAATTCCGACTGAAAAAGGTCTTAAACTTTTAGCACCTGATAAAAATAGAGCCGATTTTATAAAACCTATGGAAAAGGTAAAAAATGAAATCATTCAATACAAAAGTGAAAAGAGAATAATTAAAAGCACACCCAAATATGCTCCTGCCGGACAAAGCACGCAAATGATTGTTGGAGCAAGTGGCGAGAATGATATGCAAATCATGTACACATCCAATTATTTTTATAAAAACTTTAATTTAAAACGGGTTTATTATTCGGGTTATGTACCCATTAGTTACGATACGCGATTACCGCAAATTGGCACACCTGTCCCGATGTTACGAGAAAACAGGTTGTATCAAACCGATTGGCTTCTGCGTTTTTACGGCTTTAATATTGAAGAAATTTTAAACGAACAAAACCAAAGTTTAGATCTAGATATCGATCCTAAATTGGGTTGGGCACTGCGCAATATGCATGAATTTCCCGTAGATGTTAATAAAGCCGATAAGCGTATGCTTTCTAGAATTCCTGGTTTAGGCATGAAATCGGTTTTTAAAATTTTAAATGCAAGGCGCTATAGGCAGCTTAACTGGGATCATTTAAAATCTATTGGCGTAGCCTTCAATCGGGCGCAATATTTTATGGTATGCGCTTCAAATCAATTTGAAAAGCGAGATCTCACTCCCGAAAAAATTAAAGGCTTAATACTACAAAACTCAAAAAGTAAGTACACATCAATGCTTAGTAACCAATTAAACCTCTTTGGATAG
- a CDS encoding TIGR03915 family putative DNA repair protein yields the protein METTLVYDGTFDGFLSCVFMAYEMKLKAISIVKEKHFQEPMFGTWDLVNTEPEKANRVWAGLKKKMSTNELQRFYYAFLSEKPTVENTIYQAILYVFQSKNNVASDFGNVHILQLSKLTKNVSREKHRMEAFVRFKLTKDGVYFANIEPDFNVLPLIKRHFEKRYADQKWLIYDLSRKYGIYYNLESVELISLELDRNFDPSKTSTEFFAPIELEFQQLWQDYFKSTNIKSRKNIKLHIQHVPKRYWKYLSEKQ from the coding sequence ATGGAAACAACTTTAGTTTACGATGGTACGTTCGATGGTTTTTTATCCTGTGTTTTTATGGCGTATGAGATGAAATTAAAAGCAATCTCTATCGTGAAAGAAAAGCACTTTCAAGAGCCCATGTTCGGGACTTGGGACTTGGTTAATACCGAGCCAGAGAAAGCAAACCGGGTTTGGGCGGGTTTAAAAAAGAAAATGTCTACCAATGAGTTACAGCGTTTTTACTACGCCTTTTTAAGCGAAAAACCAACCGTAGAAAACACCATATATCAAGCTATTTTATATGTATTTCAATCTAAAAACAACGTTGCCTCAGATTTTGGAAACGTTCACATTTTACAACTTTCAAAACTCACTAAAAATGTAAGTCGTGAAAAACATAGAATGGAAGCTTTCGTTAGATTCAAACTCACAAAAGATGGTGTTTATTTTGCAAATATAGAACCCGATTTTAATGTTTTACCTTTAATAAAAAGACATTTCGAAAAACGTTATGCAGATCAAAAATGGCTTATTTACGACTTAAGCCGAAAATATGGCATCTATTACAATTTAGAGTCCGTAGAACTTATTAGCCTCGAACTCGATCGTAATTTCGATCCTTCTAAAACATCAACAGAATTTTTCGCACCTATTGAATTAGAGTTTCAACAACTGTGGCAAGACTATTTTAAAAGCACAAATATCAAGTCACGAAAAAACATAAAACTCCACATTCAACATGTACCCAAACGCTATTGGAAATATTTAAGCGAAAAGCAATAA
- a CDS encoding FtsX-like permease family protein: MAWRDGKASLSRLLLFMASIILGIAAVVSIQLFSDNLKQNIKLQSKALMGADFVIDSKQKPTEKTQAIIDSLGADASEVNFVSMAAFPKNNGTKLVKVRAVEGAFPFYGDITTTPKDAGATYQNLGGALVDATLLLQYKITPGDSIKIGELTLPIVGELKAIPGSTAISSSVAPTVLIPFRFLDETELLQLGSRKEYQYFFKDPKVNLEGLKKTLEPVLEAENADLDTHISTSKRLGRRYDNVSRFLNLVAFIALLLGCIGIASSVHIYIKEKLKSVAVLKCLGASRKQTFLIYLLQIISIGLIGGLIGLAIGTALQYVFPYILQDFLPFSVEISISVQPIIMGITLGVLMSVLFALLPLLGTWHVSPLEVLRGSEDNLQKPKKARIAVMFAIAIFIFLFAFWMLKDALNGLFFTIGIFITVAIMAGIAQMFIKLIKKYFPSSWGYTKRQSLLNLFRPNNQTMVLVLAIGLGTFLISTLYFTKDILLAKTAIENKQNDANIILMDVQKEQETTLLETFKSKGLEVINNIPIITMRMHSIRGKSVNEIRQDTTIKMRKWILNRELRVTYRDALVDTEEILEGEWTGKMEPGNPIYISITDNIAKDANLKIGDTVVFNIQGALKETVVGSIRKVDWSSMKINFNILFPVGVLENAPTFNVMTTHVPDEESSAALQSDLVQKFPNVTILDLRQVFTIVEDILDKISWIINFMAFFSILTGFIVLIGSVRNSKYQRIKESVLLRTLGAKSKQILQITALEYVYLGVLGSLTGILLAFIGSQLLATFLFKEPFVPSVIPFLVFLPSITLLVVLVGLSNLKSVLKSPPLEVLRKEV; the protein is encoded by the coding sequence ATGGCTTGGAGAGATGGGAAAGCCAGTCTTTCTAGACTGTTGCTTTTTATGGCTTCCATAATATTAGGGATTGCTGCGGTTGTTTCTATTCAGTTATTTAGCGATAATTTAAAGCAAAATATAAAGCTACAATCAAAAGCCTTAATGGGTGCCGATTTTGTTATTGATAGCAAACAAAAACCGACTGAAAAAACACAAGCCATTATAGATTCTTTAGGTGCCGATGCATCTGAAGTTAACTTTGTGTCTATGGCCGCTTTCCCTAAAAATAACGGTACAAAATTAGTAAAGGTTAGAGCTGTTGAAGGCGCATTTCCTTTTTACGGAGATATCACAACCACACCAAAAGATGCAGGTGCTACTTACCAGAACTTAGGTGGCGCATTAGTTGATGCCACGCTACTTTTACAATACAAGATTACACCAGGAGATTCTATTAAAATAGGAGAATTAACGCTGCCTATTGTTGGTGAATTAAAAGCCATTCCAGGTAGTACAGCTATTTCATCTTCTGTGGCGCCAACCGTTTTAATTCCGTTTCGTTTTTTAGATGAAACTGAATTATTACAATTAGGAAGTAGAAAAGAATATCAATACTTTTTTAAAGATCCAAAAGTCAATTTAGAAGGTTTAAAGAAAACATTAGAGCCCGTTCTTGAAGCGGAAAACGCAGATCTTGATACGCATATTAGCACAAGCAAACGTTTAGGCAGGCGCTATGATAATGTGAGTCGGTTTTTAAATTTAGTCGCTTTTATAGCGCTTTTATTGGGTTGTATTGGTATTGCGAGTTCTGTGCATATCTATATTAAAGAAAAACTAAAAAGTGTTGCTGTTTTAAAGTGTTTAGGCGCTTCTAGAAAACAAACTTTTTTAATTTACCTGCTACAAATTATTAGCATCGGACTCATTGGAGGTTTAATAGGTTTGGCCATAGGCACCGCATTACAATATGTATTCCCTTATATTTTACAAGATTTTTTACCATTTAGTGTAGAAATATCTATTTCAGTTCAGCCCATAATTATGGGGATTACTTTAGGTGTTTTAATGTCTGTTTTATTTGCGTTATTACCCTTGTTAGGAACTTGGCATGTATCACCTTTAGAAGTTTTAAGAGGCTCGGAAGATAATCTTCAAAAACCTAAAAAAGCAAGAATTGCAGTTATGTTCGCCATTGCTATTTTTATATTTCTGTTTGCATTTTGGATGCTAAAAGATGCCTTAAACGGATTGTTTTTTACAATCGGAATTTTTATCACAGTTGCTATTATGGCTGGTATAGCACAGATGTTTATTAAACTAATTAAAAAATATTTCCCAAGTTCTTGGGGTTATACCAAACGCCAAAGTTTATTAAATTTATTTCGCCCTAATAACCAAACTATGGTATTGGTATTAGCGATTGGTTTGGGTACATTTTTAATAAGCACACTGTATTTTACAAAGGATATTTTATTGGCAAAAACCGCTATTGAAAACAAGCAAAATGATGCCAATATCATTTTAATGGATGTTCAAAAAGAACAGGAAACGACACTTTTAGAGACTTTTAAAAGTAAAGGCTTGGAGGTGATTAATAATATTCCAATTATTACAATGCGCATGCATAGTATTCGTGGTAAATCGGTAAATGAAATTCGCCAAGACACCACCATTAAAATGCGTAAATGGATTTTAAACCGAGAGCTTAGAGTAACTTATAGAGATGCTTTGGTAGATACCGAAGAAATTTTGGAAGGTGAATGGACAGGTAAAATGGAACCCGGAAACCCCATCTATATCTCAATAACAGACAACATTGCCAAAGATGCTAATTTAAAAATAGGGGATACTGTTGTTTTTAATATTCAGGGTGCGCTTAAGGAAACTGTAGTTGGCAGTATTCGTAAAGTGGATTGGAGCAGTATGAAAATAAATTTTAATATTTTATTTCCGGTGGGTGTTTTAGAAAATGCGCCTACATTTAACGTCATGACCACACATGTACCAGATGAAGAAAGCTCGGCTGCCTTGCAAAGCGATTTGGTTCAGAAGTTTCCAAATGTTACTATTTTAGATTTACGACAGGTGTTTACTATTGTTGAAGATATTCTAGATAAAATATCATGGATTATTAATTTTATGGCTTTCTTTAGTATTCTGACTGGTTTTATTGTACTTATTGGTTCTGTTAGAAATAGCAAATACCAACGTATAAAAGAGAGTGTGTTACTTAGAACTTTAGGAGCAAAAAGCAAGCAAATTTTACAAATTACGGCTCTAGAATATGTTTATTTAGGTGTTTTAGGAAGCTTAACAGGAATTTTATTGGCTTTTATTGGAAGCCAATTATTAGCCACATTTTTGTTTAAAGAACCTTTTGTACCATCGGTAATTCCGTTTTTGGTTTTTCTACCAAGTATTACGCTTTTAGTTGTTTTGGTTGGATTAAGTAACTTAAAATCTGTATTAAAAAGTCCACCTTTAGAGGTGCTGAGGAAGGAAGTATAG
- a CDS encoding ABC transporter ATP-binding protein, translated as MSNILKINDLEKTYTSGSKKLTVISNISFEVKQGSVFSIVGPSGSGKTTLLGLCAGLDYPTAGSIELCGTALHDLNEDERAALRNKEVGFIFQNFQLLPTLTALENVIVPLELQGKKDASKSGIALLEKVGLGDRLHHYPSQLSGGEQQRVALARAFSNNPSILFADEPTGNLDEETGEKVIQLLFELNKEAGTTLVIITHDLDLANRTQQILRLKGGKIISNEKTSAI; from the coding sequence ATGTCAAATATATTAAAGATTAATGATTTAGAGAAAACTTATACCAGTGGTTCTAAAAAATTAACAGTAATTAGCAATATCTCTTTTGAAGTAAAACAGGGGAGTGTTTTCTCTATTGTAGGACCTTCAGGAAGCGGAAAAACCACGCTTTTAGGTTTGTGTGCTGGTTTAGATTATCCAACGGCTGGAAGCATAGAATTATGCGGCACCGCTTTGCATGATTTAAATGAAGATGAACGCGCCGCTTTACGAAATAAAGAAGTCGGTTTTATTTTTCAGAATTTTCAATTACTACCCACTTTAACGGCATTAGAAAATGTGATTGTTCCTTTGGAATTGCAAGGTAAAAAAGACGCTTCTAAATCTGGAATTGCTTTATTAGAAAAAGTAGGCTTAGGAGATCGTTTACATCATTATCCATCGCAATTATCGGGTGGAGAACAACAGCGTGTTGCTCTGGCGCGTGCTTTCTCTAACAATCCGTCTATTTTATTTGCCGATGAACCTACAGGAAATTTAGATGAAGAAACCGGTGAAAAGGTGATTCAATTACTCTTTGAACTTAATAAAGAAGCCGGAACTACTTTGGTGATTATTACCCACGATTTAGATTTAGCAAACCGTACGCAACAAATTTTAAGATTGAAAGGCGGTAAGATTATTTCAAACGAAAAAACAAGCGCGATTTAA
- a CDS encoding arylesterase, producing the protein MSCKQDASKKATDSAETAPETEVETTRNTGSKKIVFFGDSLTAGYGLEDVDDAFPGIIQDKIDALGLEYSIVNSGVSGETTSGGKNRIDWVLNEEPSIFILELGANDGLRGVPLDQSKANLQTIIDAVKTKYPEAVIVLAGMQIPPNMGQSYTTEFKNMFPDLAKKNDLYLIPFLLEDVGGIEALNQSDGIHPTKAGHKILAENVWTVLQPILK; encoded by the coding sequence TTGTCTTGTAAACAAGATGCTTCTAAAAAAGCTACAGACTCGGCTGAAACTGCGCCAGAAACGGAAGTTGAAACCACCAGAAATACAGGCTCTAAAAAAATAGTGTTTTTTGGAGATAGTTTAACGGCTGGTTATGGTTTAGAAGATGTTGATGATGCCTTTCCTGGCATTATACAAGATAAAATAGATGCTTTGGGTTTAGAGTATAGCATTGTAAACTCTGGTGTTAGCGGTGAAACCACTTCTGGTGGAAAAAATAGAATTGACTGGGTTTTAAATGAAGAACCTAGCATTTTTATTCTAGAATTGGGCGCTAATGATGGTTTACGTGGTGTGCCTTTAGATCAATCTAAAGCCAACTTACAAACTATTATAGATGCAGTAAAGACAAAATATCCGGAGGCTGTTATTGTTTTAGCCGGTATGCAAATCCCACCAAATATGGGACAAAGTTACACTACAGAATTTAAAAATATGTTTCCTGATTTAGCTAAAAAAAACGATTTGTATTTAATCCCTTTTCTATTAGAAGATGTTGGCGGTATTGAAGCATTAAATCAATCGGATGGTATTCATCCAACAAAAGCAGGTCATAAAATATTGGCTGAAAATGTTTGGACGGTTTTACAACCTATCCTTAAATAA
- a CDS encoding adenylosuccinate synthetase: protein MLTLFNTLILQLPMGTPNPDDNQPLDLSDPFELIVFIILPILAVFFYILWRKKRKDKN, encoded by the coding sequence ATGCTCACACTATTTAATACATTGATTTTACAATTACCCATGGGAACGCCAAACCCAGACGACAACCAACCATTAGATTTATCGGATCCGTTTGAGTTAATTGTGTTTATTATTTTACCAATCTTAGCTGTTTTCTTTTACATACTTTGGAGAAAGAAACGAAAGGATAAAAACTAG
- a CDS encoding O-methyltransferase codes for MMITSQQNQINTTINGLFEDSKFDMLNIMKGVAKSVFRPMQPLDFKDAYLSITKSQGKGLTNLIEDNKLKNIVEFGTSFGISTLYLAQGVLETGGRVITTELLESKAKKAINNFKSAGVHNLIDVRIGDATETLKNHEEPIDLLLLDGWKDLYLTLFQMLEPNFHNGTFIYVDNAEMADSKAFLEVISQNKAYKLQSLFGEKVVLITVKK; via the coding sequence ATGATGATAACCTCACAACAAAACCAAATAAACACCACCATAAACGGACTCTTTGAAGATTCTAAATTCGATATGCTAAACATAATGAAAGGTGTTGCAAAAAGCGTTTTTAGACCTATGCAGCCTTTGGATTTTAAAGATGCCTATTTGTCAATTACAAAATCACAAGGCAAAGGTTTAACAAACCTAATAGAAGATAACAAACTTAAAAACATTGTAGAATTTGGAACCTCTTTCGGGATTTCCACACTGTATTTAGCGCAAGGCGTTCTTGAAACAGGCGGCCGCGTTATCACCACAGAGTTACTCGAATCGAAAGCAAAAAAAGCCATTAATAATTTTAAAAGCGCAGGAGTACACAATCTTATTGATGTTAGAATTGGAGACGCCACGGAAACCTTAAAAAACCATGAGGAACCTATTGATCTATTATTGCTAGATGGTTGGAAAGACTTGTACTTAACACTTTTCCAGATGCTGGAACCTAATTTCCATAACGGTACATTTATCTATGTCGATAATGCAGAAATGGCAGATTCTAAAGCCTTTTTAGAAGTGATTAGTCAAAATAAAGCGTATAAATTGCAGTCTCTATTTGGAGAAAAAGTAGTATTAATAACAGTTAAAAAATAA
- a CDS encoding antibiotic biosynthesis monooxygenase family protein produces MKIKLIALAIIGLLISSCSQTKSVLEVTTFKTKSLDNIAVFNKLDAEIEANFTAKQPGFIKRQSGINENGEYVVLVYWETLENAKASMEKFMANPSVADYASMIDEASMKMSRYNIDNNFNAAHSNFVEVMSFKTKADINMNAFNKTNKRVEKGFTSKQDGFLQRITGVNENGEQIVVVYWDNKSHSDAALQPFMNNKISKEFMDMMDQSSIWMGRYQKIKPELEY; encoded by the coding sequence ATGAAAATTAAATTAATAGCATTAGCAATAATAGGCTTACTAATTAGTAGCTGTAGCCAAACAAAATCTGTTTTAGAAGTAACAACCTTTAAGACGAAATCACTTGATAATATTGCCGTTTTCAATAAACTTGACGCTGAAATAGAGGCTAATTTCACAGCAAAACAACCTGGTTTTATTAAGCGCCAAAGCGGAATAAATGAAAATGGAGAATATGTGGTTTTGGTATATTGGGAAACTCTAGAAAACGCGAAAGCATCTATGGAAAAATTTATGGCTAATCCCTCTGTAGCCGATTATGCTTCCATGATTGATGAGGCTTCTATGAAAATGTCGCGTTATAATATTGATAATAATTTTAACGCAGCTCACAGCAATTTTGTTGAAGTGATGTCTTTTAAAACTAAAGCAGATATTAATATGAATGCATTCAATAAAACCAATAAGCGCGTTGAAAAAGGATTCACTTCAAAACAAGATGGTTTTTTACAACGTATTACTGGTGTAAATGAAAATGGTGAACAAATTGTTGTAGTGTATTGGGATAATAAAAGCCATTCTGATGCTGCTTTACAACCGTTTATGAATAACAAGATCTCTAAGGAGTTTATGGACATGATGGATCAATCTTCTATATGGATGGGACGCTATCAAAAAATTAAACCAGAGCTTGAATATTAA
- a CDS encoding MBL fold metallo-hydrolase has protein sequence MMKSFKLKFMAIIVLAITIVSCNNDDDSNAQKTVDFGNAPSSSMITLGTVDVITENTVRYHTLNFDTAPYTITIVETENTVVLVDLGPAPVFADELKAYVNAINKPGAVIITHNHGDHYGGAGNFADLDFYAESTVAAQLNNTADFTTLHPNAVIAVSDFQEIGDLTYIFDKVSNAETGENGYVYNAAHKVLFTGDLIYNLSHPYLREYTPNSGDDEIDNWIAGLNVLKANFADYNHIFAGHNGSRSDVEASIDENIDYLQNAQGIIKGTQTTTGEGTATTNQEVIDELEVLFPTYLDEGLYLSLPGSFFPGDTGADWF, from the coding sequence ATGATGAAATCTTTCAAATTAAAATTTATGGCCATTATTGTTTTGGCTATCACCATCGTCTCTTGTAATAATGACGACGATTCTAATGCTCAAAAAACAGTTGATTTTGGAAATGCACCGTCAAGCTCCATGATAACTTTGGGCACTGTAGATGTTATTACAGAAAATACAGTAAGATACCACACGCTTAATTTTGATACCGCTCCATATACAATCACTATTGTAGAAACAGAAAACACTGTTGTTTTAGTAGATTTAGGACCTGCGCCAGTTTTTGCAGACGAACTAAAAGCTTATGTCAATGCTATTAATAAACCTGGCGCTGTAATAATTACTCACAACCATGGCGATCATTATGGTGGTGCGGGAAATTTTGCAGATTTAGATTTTTATGCTGAAAGCACTGTGGCTGCACAATTAAACAATACAGCAGACTTTACAACCTTGCATCCTAATGCGGTTATTGCGGTGAGCGATTTTCAAGAAATAGGCGATTTAACTTATATTTTTGATAAAGTATCTAACGCAGAAACTGGAGAAAACGGTTATGTTTATAATGCTGCGCATAAAGTTCTTTTTACTGGAGACCTTATTTACAATCTATCCCATCCGTATTTAAGAGAATACACACCAAATAGTGGTGATGATGAAATTGATAACTGGATTGCTGGTTTAAATGTATTGAAAGCCAACTTTGCAGACTACAATCATATTTTTGCTGGACACAATGGTTCACGTTCTGATGTTGAAGCGTCTATTGACGAAAACATCGATTATTTACAAAATGCACAAGGTATTATAAAAGGTACACAAACTACTACTGGTGAGGGAACAGCGACAACAAACCAAGAGGTAATTGACGAACTAGAAGTGCTTTTTCCAACATATTTAGATGAAGGCCTTTATTTATCGTTACCTGGCTCTTTTTTCCCTGGAGATACTGGAGCAGATTGGTTTTAA
- a CDS encoding AraC family transcriptional regulator, whose protein sequence is MTHDLPKIEFKSDFELDIEVMTFAETFDKLGLSTSHDPFSPHRILFHLIIIVTKNTYEHVVDFKSYTLVEGSSIFVSKNQIHHFNKELINAEGYCIIFNSSFVDKSHYLLSTLNLNRLFNYHIETPVIHQSKTDHDNLISTAHNLRNEYMFSNGFGKSQILSNLLNVLLLKAERTKENQSVKDINMHWLEKFTAFKDILEDEFANTRSSRYYASKLFISYKFLNDIVKTLTGKTVKAFIDDFVIIEIKRYLVTTSLSIKEISYKTGFEEPTNMGKFFRKNTGFTPLKFRNKT, encoded by the coding sequence ATGACACATGATTTACCTAAAATAGAATTTAAATCAGATTTTGAATTAGATATTGAAGTCATGACCTTTGCCGAAACTTTTGACAAGTTAGGTTTATCTACAAGTCATGATCCTTTTTCACCACATAGAATTTTATTTCATCTTATCATCATTGTTACCAAAAACACTTATGAGCATGTTGTCGATTTTAAGTCTTACACTTTAGTTGAAGGAAGTTCTATCTTTGTTTCTAAAAATCAAATCCATCATTTTAACAAAGAACTGATAAATGCGGAGGGCTATTGTATTATTTTTAATAGTTCGTTTGTAGATAAATCACATTATTTATTAAGCACTTTAAATTTAAATCGGTTATTTAATTACCATATTGAAACACCCGTAATTCACCAAAGTAAAACCGATCATGATAACCTGATTAGTACAGCACATAATTTGCGTAATGAGTATATGTTTTCTAATGGTTTTGGCAAGTCGCAAATATTAAGTAATCTGCTTAATGTTTTACTACTTAAGGCAGAGCGGACCAAAGAAAACCAATCTGTTAAAGACATTAATATGCATTGGTTAGAGAAATTTACAGCATTTAAAGATATACTTGAAGATGAGTTTGCAAATACTAGAAGTTCAAGATATTATGCATCAAAATTATTTATATCTTATAAGTTTCTAAACGATATTGTTAAGACGCTTACTGGCAAGACTGTAAAAGCGTTTATAGACGATTTTGTAATTATTGAAATTAAGCGCTATCTAGTTACAACCTCACTTTCTATTAAAGAAATAAGTTATAAAACCGGCTTTGAAGAGCCTACGAATATGGGTAAGTTTTTTAGAAAAAACACGGGCTTTACACCACTTAAATTCCGAAATAAAACATAA
- a CDS encoding ABC transporter permease translates to MKIWEISIKNIKSKPLYTFLSVFMLTLSIILLLGIQRIKHSFQYQMENNLGDIDLVIGAKGSPLQLVLASVLHLDNPTGNISYHEAIKISKNPMIKSAVPISYGDNYKGFRIVGTTDKFASLYKAELKQGHRVQKSMEVVVGFSVAQQLGVKIGDVLLSSHGLIENTIDVHSDKLTVVGILKPTQKVIDRLIITNLQSVWDVHNHDETHSSENHHEHEHQDKDQEITSLLISFRSPSAFLTIPRQINQKTSMQAVLPKFELDRLYQYTGVGFKTITGIAYLILIISGIIMFTSLYKMVKERSFDLAILRTYGATNFQLIKIVAYEGFTIALAAYGFGLLLVKVGSKFIFKLMHAGDKLYILKELPYHELLNTGAATFIITLLSILLAIYPILKIDISTILSHEK, encoded by the coding sequence ATGAAAATTTGGGAAATAAGTATTAAAAACATCAAATCTAAGCCGCTTTATACATTTTTAAGCGTTTTTATGTTAACACTAAGTATTATTCTTCTTTTAGGTATTCAACGAATAAAGCATTCTTTTCAATACCAAATGGAAAATAATTTAGGAGACATTGATTTGGTGATTGGAGCCAAAGGAAGTCCTTTACAATTAGTATTAGCCTCAGTGCTTCATCTAGATAATCCAACAGGGAATATTTCTTATCATGAAGCAATAAAAATAAGTAAAAACCCAATGATTAAATCTGCTGTACCTATTTCTTATGGTGACAATTATAAAGGTTTTAGAATTGTAGGAACAACCGATAAATTTGCCAGTCTTTATAAAGCAGAATTAAAGCAAGGCCATCGCGTTCAAAAATCTATGGAAGTTGTTGTAGGATTTTCTGTAGCTCAGCAATTAGGAGTTAAAATAGGAGATGTTTTGTTAAGTTCTCATGGATTAATAGAAAATACGATAGATGTGCATTCTGATAAATTAACAGTTGTAGGTATTTTAAAGCCCACCCAAAAAGTTATAGATCGTTTAATTATTACTAATTTACAAAGTGTGTGGGATGTTCATAATCATGATGAAACTCACAGTTCCGAAAATCATCATGAGCACGAGCATCAAGATAAAGACCAAGAAATAACCTCATTATTAATTTCCTTTAGAAGTCCTTCAGCGTTTTTAACAATTCCACGACAAATTAATCAAAAAACCAGTATGCAAGCGGTTTTACCCAAATTTGAATTAGATCGCTTATATCAATACACAGGCGTGGGCTTTAAAACAATAACAGGAATAGCTTACTTAATTCTTATTATTTCAGGTATTATCATGTTCACTAGTCTATACAAAATGGTAAAAGAACGTAGCTTCGATTTGGCTATTCTACGAACCTACGGAGCGACTAACTTTCAATTGATAAAAATAGTAGCTTATGAAGGCTTTACAATAGCACTTGCTGCTTATGGGTTTGGCTTGTTACTTGTAAAAGTAGGTTCAAAATTCATTTTTAAATTGATGCATGCAGGCGATAAACTCTATATACTCAAAGAACTGCCATATCATGAACTCCTGAATACGGGAGCCGCTACTTTTATAATAACATTATTGTCTATTTTACTGGCAATATATCCCATTCTAAAAATAGATATCTCAACAATTTTAAGTCATGAAAAATAA